The following are encoded together in the Azospirillum brasilense genome:
- a CDS encoding GH1 family beta-glucosidase, producing the protein MALFTFPKDFLWGASTAAYQIEGAIHQDGRGPCVWDSFTAAGRIQDGSSAAVACDHYHRWAEDIALMKDAGFNAYRFSIAWPRILPSGTGAVNAAGLDHYDRLVDGLLAAGIRPVACLYHWDLPQPLEDRGGWQGREIVGPFADYARIAAARLADRVKDWMMLNEPNVVATHGYGTGEHAPGHKLGETGILRALHHQNLAQGAALRAISAEHAGLTLGTVINLQPCRAESDRPEDVAAAARWDAVWNRVALDGVVRGKIPDLMADRMKDFVLPGDEEAIRFPLDLLGINYYSRMTMKHETGHPFDVWWGDAHCDRWTAMAWPVQPDGLYDLLMEFKRDYGNPAVFVAENGAAYDDVVTPDGQVHDAERVAFLRDHVASVGRALADGCNVKGYLCWSLLDNFEWAFGLSKRFGIVRVDYDTLVRTPKDSYRFLSEVAKSGQLHLD; encoded by the coding sequence ATGGCACTCTTCACCTTCCCCAAGGACTTCCTGTGGGGGGCCTCCACCGCGGCCTATCAGATTGAGGGGGCGATCCACCAGGACGGGCGCGGCCCCTGTGTGTGGGACAGCTTCACCGCGGCCGGGCGCATCCAGGACGGCAGCAGCGCCGCCGTCGCCTGCGACCATTACCACCGCTGGGCGGAGGACATCGCCCTGATGAAGGACGCGGGATTCAATGCCTACCGCTTCTCCATCGCTTGGCCGCGTATCCTGCCGAGCGGGACGGGGGCGGTGAATGCGGCGGGGCTCGACCACTACGACCGGCTGGTGGACGGGCTGCTGGCTGCGGGCATCCGGCCGGTGGCCTGCCTGTACCATTGGGACCTGCCGCAACCCTTGGAAGACCGCGGGGGCTGGCAGGGCAGGGAGATCGTCGGCCCCTTCGCCGACTACGCCCGCATCGCCGCCGCCCGACTGGCCGACCGGGTGAAGGACTGGATGATGCTGAACGAGCCGAACGTGGTCGCCACCCACGGTTATGGCACCGGGGAGCATGCCCCCGGTCACAAGCTGGGCGAGACCGGTATCCTGCGCGCGTTGCATCACCAGAATCTGGCGCAGGGGGCCGCGCTGCGCGCCATTTCGGCGGAGCATGCGGGCCTGACTCTCGGCACCGTCATCAACCTCCAGCCCTGCCGGGCCGAGAGCGACCGGCCGGAGGACGTCGCGGCGGCGGCCCGCTGGGACGCGGTGTGGAACCGTGTCGCCCTGGACGGTGTGGTGCGCGGCAAGATTCCTGACCTGATGGCCGATCGGATGAAGGATTTCGTCCTGCCCGGTGACGAGGAGGCGATCCGCTTCCCCCTCGATCTGTTGGGCATCAACTACTATTCGCGCATGACCATGAAGCACGAGACGGGGCATCCGTTCGACGTGTGGTGGGGCGATGCCCATTGCGACCGCTGGACCGCAATGGCCTGGCCGGTCCAGCCTGACGGGCTTTACGACCTGCTGATGGAATTCAAGCGCGACTACGGCAACCCCGCCGTCTTCGTCGCGGAGAATGGCGCCGCCTATGACGACGTTGTGACGCCGGACGGGCAGGTGCACGACGCGGAACGCGTGGCTTTTCTGCGCGACCACGTGGCGTCGGTCGGTCGCGCTCTGGCCGACGGCTGCAACGTGAAGGGTTATCTGTGCTGGAGCCTGCTGGACAATTTCGAATGGGCTTTCGGCCTGTCGAAGCGGTTCGGCATCGTCCGCGTCGATTACGACACGCTGGTCCGCACGCCCAAGGACAGCTACCGCTTCCTAAGCGAAGTGGCGAAGAGTGGGCAGCTTCATCTCGATTGA